In a single window of the Sediminicoccus sp. KRV36 genome:
- a CDS encoding D-glycerate dehydrogenase: MSKPVLLLTRKLPAAIEARAARDYDVRLNPDDAPWFRDGAEIARRAAGAAGILCAAGDPLNAATIAALPASVKCIATFSVGYDHLDVAAAKARGITCTNTPEVLSFATAETAMTLMLMAARRAGEGERMVRAGKWEGWAPTQLMGVTLEGKKLGILGMGRIGRELAAMARGFRMEIHYRDINRLPPELELGAIYHDDDDRFLATIDVISMHVPGGDATRKWLNAKRLAKMKPGHLVVNSGRGGSVDDAALVASLTTGHTRAAGLDVYDGEPVVFPGYFGLENVALLPHLGSATIEVRDAMGHRALENLDAVLIHGKPAPHAIG, translated from the coding sequence ATGTCCAAGCCCGTGCTGCTCCTCACCCGCAAGCTGCCCGCAGCCATCGAGGCCCGCGCCGCGCGTGACTATGATGTGCGGCTGAACCCCGATGACGCCCCCTGGTTCCGCGATGGCGCCGAGATCGCCCGCCGCGCGGCCGGCGCCGCCGGCATTCTCTGCGCCGCCGGGGACCCGCTGAACGCCGCCACCATCGCGGCCCTGCCGGCTTCGGTGAAGTGCATCGCCACCTTCAGCGTGGGCTATGACCATCTGGATGTCGCGGCCGCCAAGGCGCGCGGCATCACCTGCACCAACACGCCCGAGGTGCTGAGCTTCGCCACCGCCGAAACCGCCATGACCCTCATGCTCATGGCCGCCCGCCGCGCCGGCGAGGGCGAGCGCATGGTGCGCGCCGGCAAGTGGGAAGGCTGGGCGCCGACGCAGCTCATGGGTGTCACGCTGGAGGGCAAGAAGCTCGGCATTCTCGGCATGGGCCGCATCGGGCGTGAACTCGCCGCCATGGCGCGCGGCTTCCGCATGGAGATCCATTACCGCGACATCAACCGCCTGCCGCCCGAGCTGGAACTGGGCGCCATCTATCACGATGATGACGACAGGTTCCTGGCGACGATTGACGTGATCTCCATGCATGTCCCGGGCGGCGATGCCACCCGCAAATGGCTGAACGCCAAGCGTCTGGCGAAGATGAAGCCGGGCCACCTCGTGGTGAATTCCGGCCGCGGCGGCAGCGTGGATGATGCGGCACTCGTCGCCTCGCTCACCACCGGGCATACGCGCGCCGCGGGCCTCGATGTCTATGATGGCGAGCCTGTGGTCTTCCCCGGCTATTTCGGCCTGGAGAATGTCGCCCTCCTGCCGCATCTGGGCTCCGCCACCATCGAGGTGCGGGATGCGATGGGCCATCGCGCGCTGGAGAATCTCGATGCGGTGCTGATCCACGGGAAGCCCGCGCCGCACGCCATCGGCTGA
- a CDS encoding flavin reductase family protein, with translation MFFDFETLPASDRYKLVVSTVVPRPIAWVVTQDAAGVVNAAPYSFFNAFSDDPVVIGIGCGPKPSGSAKDTLANIKALGQFVVCLVPQSHLPHMNITATDFGPEVDELEEAKLTKIPSSKIKVPRIGESPVALECETFQLVPVGHHTIVLGRVLAMHVRDDAVMDVDKKYIDTPKLDLVGRMHGRGWYARTTDRIEVPRITLAEWEAGKKG, from the coding sequence ATGTTCTTCGATTTCGAAACCCTTCCCGCCAGTGACCGCTACAAGCTGGTGGTCTCCACCGTCGTGCCGCGCCCCATCGCCTGGGTGGTGACGCAGGATGCGGCGGGGGTCGTGAATGCGGCGCCCTATTCCTTCTTCAACGCCTTTTCCGACGACCCGGTGGTGATCGGCATCGGCTGCGGGCCGAAGCCCTCGGGCTCGGCCAAGGACACGCTGGCCAATATCAAGGCACTCGGCCAGTTCGTGGTGTGCCTGGTGCCGCAATCCCACCTGCCGCACATGAACATCACCGCCACCGATTTCGGCCCCGAGGTGGATGAACTGGAGGAGGCGAAGCTGACGAAGATCCCCTCCAGCAAGATCAAGGTGCCGCGCATCGGCGAAAGCCCGGTGGCGCTGGAATGCGAGACCTTCCAGCTGGTCCCGGTGGGCCATCACACCATCGTCCTGGGCCGCGTGCTGGCCATGCATGTGCGCGATGATGCGGTGATGGATGTGGACAAGAAATACATCGATACCCCCAAGCTCGACCTCGTCGGCCGCATGCATGGGCGCGGCTGGTATGCCCGCACCACGGACCGGATCGAGGTGCCGCGCATCACCCTCGCGGAATGGGAAGCCGGCAAGAAGGGCTGA
- a CDS encoding iron ABC transporter permease: protein MSAIAEPALTQRAPPSRRPVWARLTLGVAALILLPIAAVLAAAITPPGEVWLHIWRTSLPEMLGTTAALALLVAVMAGSAGAITAWLVTACEFRGRAFLQVALLLPLAMPAYVSGYAWTWLMDVAGPLQSSLRGATGWRFGAYWFPEMRSLQGAALVLAMVLYPYVYLLCRAAFLAQSTCLVEVSRTLGHSLSRCFWHVALPLARPALVAGLALVLMETLADFGTVQHFGLRTFTTGIYEAWFGMADRGAASQLAAALLLCVGLLLALEQASRGGRRFHPMTTRHAPFRPVELRGAKAALAILACTAPLLLGFVIPGGALLVLMIEAGDPLSPGRFLPFLTHSLTLAAITALLAVLIAAWLAWAARLYPSVTGRWANRAAGLGYAVPGSVIAVGTLVPFGLFDNALDAWLRSSFGVSSGLLLSGTVAALIFAYLVRFLGVALSSVESGLARLKPSFQSAARSLGCGPGEAVWRVELPLSRGALLTAGILVFVDTMKELPATLIVRPFDFDTLAVRVYNLASDERLAEASTSALLIVLAGLLPVYALTRAMKRS, encoded by the coding sequence ATGAGCGCCATCGCCGAGCCGGCCCTGACACAACGCGCCCCGCCCAGCCGCCGCCCCGTCTGGGCGCGGCTGACACTCGGCGTGGCCGCGCTGATCCTGCTGCCCATCGCCGCCGTGCTGGCCGCCGCCATCACCCCCCCGGGGGAGGTCTGGCTGCATATCTGGCGCACCTCCCTGCCCGAGATGCTCGGCACCACGGCCGCACTTGCCCTGCTGGTGGCCGTGATGGCGGGCAGCGCCGGCGCCATCACCGCCTGGCTGGTCACCGCCTGCGAGTTTCGCGGCCGCGCCTTCCTCCAGGTGGCGCTGCTGCTGCCGCTGGCCATGCCCGCCTATGTCAGCGGCTATGCCTGGACCTGGCTGATGGATGTGGCGGGGCCGCTGCAATCCTCGCTGCGGGGCGCCACGGGCTGGCGCTTCGGCGCCTACTGGTTCCCCGAGATGCGCAGCCTGCAGGGCGCGGCCCTGGTGCTGGCCATGGTGCTCTACCCTTATGTCTATCTGTTGTGCCGCGCGGCCTTCCTCGCGCAATCCACCTGCCTGGTAGAGGTCTCGCGCACGCTGGGCCATTCCCTCTCGCGCTGCTTCTGGCATGTGGCGCTGCCCCTGGCGCGCCCGGCGCTGGTGGCGGGGCTGGCGCTCGTGCTGATGGAGACGCTGGCCGATTTCGGCACGGTGCAGCATTTCGGCCTGCGCACCTTCACCACCGGTATTTATGAGGCCTGGTTCGGCATGGCCGATCGGGGGGCGGCCAGCCAATTGGCCGCCGCCCTGCTGCTCTGCGTCGGGCTGCTGCTGGCCCTGGAACAGGCCAGCCGCGGCGGGCGGCGCTTCCACCCGATGACGACGCGCCACGCCCCCTTCCGCCCGGTGGAGCTGCGCGGCGCCAAGGCGGCGCTGGCCATCCTGGCCTGCACAGCGCCCCTGCTGCTGGGCTTCGTCATTCCGGGCGGCGCGCTGCTCGTCCTGATGATCGAAGCGGGCGACCCACTTTCGCCCGGCCGCTTCCTGCCCTTCCTGACCCATTCGCTGACCCTGGCCGCCATCACGGCCCTTTTGGCCGTACTGATCGCCGCCTGGCTCGCCTGGGCCGCGCGGCTTTATCCGAGTGTCACGGGCCGCTGGGCCAATCGGGCGGCGGGGCTGGGCTATGCCGTGCCGGGCTCGGTGATCGCGGTCGGCACGCTGGTGCCCTTCGGCCTGTTCGACAATGCGCTGGATGCCTGGCTGCGATCGAGCTTCGGTGTCAGTTCCGGGCTGTTGCTCTCGGGCACGGTGGCGGCGTTGATCTTTGCCTATCTGGTGCGCTTCCTGGGTGTCGCGCTCTCCTCCGTTGAAAGCGGCCTCGCGCGGCTCAAGCCGAGCTTCCAATCCGCCGCCCGCTCGCTGGGCTGCGGGCCTGGCGAGGCGGTGTGGCGGGTGGAACTGCCACTCTCACGCGGGGCGCTGCTGACGGCGGGCATCCTGGTCTTCGTGGATACCATGAAGGAATTGCCGGCCACGCTCATCGTGCGCCCCTTTGATTTCGATACGCTGGCCGTGCGCGTCTACAACCTCGCTTCCGATGAACGCCTGGCCGAGGCCAGCACCTCGGCCCTGCTCATCGTGCTGGCCGGCCTCCTGCCGGTTTACGCGCTGACGCGTGCGATGAAGCGCAGTTGA
- a CDS encoding SDR family oxidoreductase, translated as MNLGLKGKRALVMGASKGLGRSIADALAAEGAALVISGRDQASLDVAAKALVALGAASCVGIPADVSQGEQMDALADGAVAAMGGVDILIQNHGGPPPGPALEVTEALLTTWFQSIVLSPVRITNRLLPAMRAQKYGRIINVGSTGMLQPLPNMVLSNTLRASIMGWMKTLSAEVAHEGITCNIVAPGAIRTDRSLETASSLAKRQGKSVDDVIAERSKTIPAGRYGLPSEYGPLVAFLCSEQAAYITGSIMRTDGGMVRGW; from the coding sequence ATGAATCTCGGGCTCAAGGGCAAGCGCGCGCTGGTGATGGGGGCCTCGAAGGGCCTGGGGCGTTCGATCGCGGATGCGCTGGCGGCGGAGGGAGCCGCGCTGGTCATCAGCGGGCGTGACCAGGCGAGCCTGGATGTGGCGGCGAAGGCTCTGGTGGCGCTGGGTGCCGCCTCCTGCGTCGGCATCCCGGCCGATGTCTCCCAGGGTGAGCAGATGGATGCCCTGGCCGATGGCGCGGTGGCGGCCATGGGGGGCGTGGACATCCTGATCCAGAATCACGGCGGCCCGCCGCCCGGGCCGGCGCTGGAAGTGACGGAAGCGCTGCTGACCACCTGGTTCCAGTCCATCGTCCTCTCGCCCGTGCGGATCACCAACCGGCTGCTGCCGGCGATGCGCGCGCAGAAATATGGCCGCATCATCAATGTGGGCAGCACGGGCATGCTGCAGCCGCTGCCCAACATGGTGCTGAGCAACACGCTGCGCGCCAGCATCATGGGGTGGATGAAGACCCTCTCGGCCGAGGTGGCGCATGAGGGGATCACCTGCAACATCGTCGCCCCCGGCGCCATCCGCACCGACCGCAGCCTGGAGACGGCATCGAGCCTCGCCAAGCGCCAGGGCAAGAGCGTGGATGACGTGATCGCCGAGCGCAGCAAGACCATCCCGGCCGGCCGCTACGGCCTGCCCAGCGAATACGGCCCGCTGGTGGCCTTCCTGTGCAGCGAGCAGGCCGCCTACATCACGGGCAGCATCATGCGCACCGATGGCGGGATGGTGCGGGGGTGGTGA
- a CDS encoding hydantoinase/oxoprolinase family protein, which produces MTASDRPSSVSNARLAVDIGGTFTDVAIEATTGEDQVQRWTVKVLTTPHAPELGVLEGVKAVLARAGMQASDITLLIHGTTLATNALIERKGAPTALITTEGFRDVLALGNESRYDQYDLNIELPQPLVPRRWRLPVAERLDNTGQVLVPLDEDAVRGWVPFLKSEGIESLAIGFIHGFVNPVHERRAAEIIRAEWPELPISLSSEVSPEMREWERFSTTVANAYVQPLMASYLARLEAGLRGGGMTCPLFLMLSGGGLTTIETASRFPIRLVESGPAGGAIFSAHVAKQRGWSKVLSFDMGGTTAKVCLIDDFAPQASRTFEVARVGRFRKGSGLPLRIPVIEMVEIGAGGGSLAHLDSMGRIQVGPESAGADPGPACYGRGGTKPAVTDANLTLGRYDAAAFAGGNFPLKTAPAEAALVEHVGKGLGLEAGMAALGVVEMVDENMANAARVHAIESAKSYEGRAIIAFGGGGPVHGYRVAEKIGVKKLLVPSGAGVGSAIGFLRAPVGYEVVKSLYTRFASFDVASVNTLLAAMSAEAMTVVAEGSFGAPTVEHRIGYMRYVGQGHEIAVALPVRPLLEADIAEIRAAYDAEYTRFYDRPVPGSDVEVLSFAVTVATVVDAVQAAAEVANAAPPQPIRAQQVRDTATGVVATWQVYDRTQMAPGAEVPGPCIIAEDETSTLVGPGWTCRMDGLGYLELTRGES; this is translated from the coding sequence GTGACCGCGTCCGATCGGCCGAGCAGCGTCAGCAACGCACGCCTCGCCGTTGATATCGGCGGCACCTTCACCGATGTCGCGATCGAGGCGACCACGGGCGAGGACCAGGTCCAGCGCTGGACGGTGAAGGTCCTCACCACGCCGCACGCGCCGGAACTGGGCGTACTGGAGGGCGTGAAGGCCGTGCTGGCGCGTGCCGGCATGCAGGCCAGTGACATCACGCTGCTGATCCATGGCACCACGCTGGCCACCAATGCGCTGATCGAGCGCAAGGGCGCGCCGACCGCGCTGATCACGACCGAGGGCTTCCGCGACGTCTTGGCCCTCGGCAATGAGAGCCGCTACGACCAGTATGACCTGAACATCGAATTGCCGCAGCCTTTGGTGCCGCGCCGCTGGCGCCTGCCCGTCGCGGAGCGGCTGGACAATACCGGCCAGGTCCTGGTGCCGCTGGATGAGGATGCGGTGCGCGGCTGGGTGCCATTCCTGAAATCGGAGGGGATTGAGAGCCTGGCCATCGGCTTCATCCACGGCTTCGTGAACCCGGTGCATGAGCGGCGCGCGGCCGAGATCATCCGCGCCGAATGGCCGGAGTTGCCGATCTCGCTGAGCAGCGAAGTCAGCCCCGAGATGCGTGAGTGGGAGCGGTTTTCCACCACCGTCGCCAATGCTTATGTGCAGCCTTTGATGGCAAGCTACCTGGCGCGGCTTGAGGCTGGCTTGCGCGGTGGCGGGATGACCTGCCCACTGTTCCTGATGCTCTCGGGCGGCGGGCTGACCACCATCGAGACGGCGTCCCGCTTCCCGATCCGCCTGGTGGAAAGCGGGCCGGCCGGTGGTGCGATTTTCTCGGCGCATGTGGCCAAGCAGCGCGGCTGGTCGAAGGTGCTGAGCTTCGACATGGGCGGCACCACGGCCAAGGTGTGCCTGATTGACGATTTCGCGCCCCAGGCGAGCCGCACCTTCGAGGTTGCGCGCGTGGGCCGCTTCCGCAAGGGCTCCGGATTGCCGCTGCGCATCCCCGTGATCGAGATGGTGGAAATCGGCGCGGGCGGCGGTTCGCTGGCCCATCTGGACAGCATGGGGCGCATCCAGGTGGGGCCGGAATCCGCGGGCGCCGATCCGGGGCCGGCCTGCTACGGGCGCGGCGGCACCAAGCCCGCCGTGACGGACGCGAATTTGACACTCGGCCGCTATGACGCGGCGGCCTTCGCGGGCGGCAACTTCCCGCTGAAGACCGCGCCGGCCGAGGCCGCGCTGGTCGAGCATGTGGGCAAGGGGCTGGGCCTCGAAGCCGGCATGGCCGCACTCGGCGTGGTCGAGATGGTGGATGAAAACATGGCCAATGCGGCGCGTGTCCATGCCATCGAGAGTGCGAAATCCTATGAGGGCCGCGCCATCATCGCCTTTGGCGGCGGCGGACCCGTGCATGGCTATCGCGTGGCCGAGAAGATCGGCGTGAAGAAGCTGCTGGTGCCGTCCGGCGCGGGTGTGGGGTCGGCCATCGGCTTCCTCCGCGCGCCCGTGGGGTATGAGGTGGTCAAGAGCCTCTACACGCGTTTCGCGAGCTTCGATGTGGCGAGCGTGAACACGCTGCTGGCGGCGATGAGCGCCGAGGCCATGACGGTGGTGGCCGAGGGCAGCTTCGGCGCGCCCACGGTGGAGCACCGCATCGGCTATATGCGCTATGTGGGCCAGGGGCATGAGATTGCCGTGGCGCTGCCGGTGCGCCCGCTGCTGGAAGCGGATATCGCCGAAATCCGCGCCGCCTATGATGCGGAGTATACGCGCTTCTATGACCGCCCGGTGCCGGGCAGCGATGTCGAGGTGCTGAGCTTCGCCGTCACCGTGGCGACTGTGGTGGATGCCGTCCAGGCGGCGGCCGAGGTGGCAAATGCGGCCCCGCCCCAGCCAATCCGTGCGCAGCAGGTGCGCGATACGGCAACCGGCGTGGTGGCCACCTGGCAGGTCTATGACCGCACGCAGATGGCGCCGGGGGCCGAAGTGCCGGGGCCCTGCATCATCGCAGAGGATGAGACGAGCACGCTGGTGGGGCCAGGCTGGACCTGCCGGATGGATGGGCTGGGGTATCTGGAACTGACGCGGGGAGAAAGTTGA
- a CDS encoding hydantoinase B/oxoprolinase family protein, whose translation MNAALEKIQRQIQWNRLIAVVEEQAQTMIRTAFSTTVREAGDLSAGVFDLEGRMMAQAVTGTPGHVNSMAEAVGHFLKKFPAHTMKRGDHYITNDPWLATGHLHDLTVVSPAFRGGKIVGLFANTAHIIDIGGLGMGPEGRSVFEEGLYIPIVKCFDQGVPNETFFDFIRVGSRTPVELEGDIYSLCACNDAGAKRLVEMMDEYRMEALDDLAAFIFDSSMAATKAEIAKLPQGVIWHSEIRSDGYEAPVTLHAALRAEAGEIIVDFAGTSGLSTRGINVPPAYCRAYACFGLKCVIAPEIPNNWASLLPFRMEIPEGCILNAPRPYPVSVRHVIGQLIPDLMMGCLGQAVPDRVNAEGSSALWNPPLRGGSQVSGQEAEVEDFEIITFNSGGTGARPTKDGLDGIAFPSGVRTMPVEATENVAPVIFWRKELRPDSAGAGRTRGGFGQIMEIGAKKNAEFAVNAIFDRVANPPKGRFGGGMGAGGWVGLDDANGTVLRTKGFQVIPKGRHLLLLLPGGGGMGDPKERDPALVARDVADGLVSAAEAKRLYGHD comes from the coding sequence ATGAACGCCGCACTCGAGAAAATCCAGCGCCAGATCCAATGGAACCGCCTCATCGCGGTGGTCGAGGAGCAGGCGCAGACCATGATCCGCACCGCCTTCAGCACCACGGTGCGCGAGGCGGGTGATCTTTCGGCCGGGGTCTTCGACCTCGAAGGGCGGATGATGGCGCAGGCCGTCACCGGCACGCCGGGCCATGTGAATTCCATGGCGGAGGCGGTGGGGCATTTCCTCAAGAAATTCCCGGCCCATACGATGAAGCGGGGTGATCACTACATCACCAATGACCCCTGGCTCGCCACCGGCCACCTGCATGACCTCACCGTCGTCAGCCCCGCCTTCCGCGGCGGCAAGATCGTCGGCCTCTTCGCCAATACCGCGCATATCATTGATATCGGCGGGCTCGGCATGGGGCCCGAGGGGCGCTCGGTGTTTGAGGAAGGGCTCTACATCCCCATCGTCAAATGCTTCGACCAGGGCGTGCCGAACGAGACCTTTTTCGACTTTATCCGCGTGGGTTCCCGCACGCCGGTGGAGCTGGAAGGCGATATCTACTCGCTTTGTGCCTGCAACGACGCGGGCGCCAAGCGCCTGGTCGAGATGATGGATGAATACCGGATGGAGGCGCTGGACGACCTCGCCGCCTTCATCTTCGACAGCAGCATGGCGGCCACCAAGGCCGAGATCGCGAAGCTGCCGCAGGGCGTCATCTGGCATTCCGAAATCCGCTCGGATGGCTATGAGGCGCCGGTCACGCTGCATGCCGCGCTGCGGGCCGAGGCGGGGGAGATCATCGTGGATTTCGCCGGCACGAGTGGGCTTTCCACGCGCGGCATCAATGTGCCGCCGGCCTATTGCCGCGCCTATGCCTGCTTTGGCCTGAAATGCGTGATCGCGCCGGAAATCCCCAATAACTGGGCGAGCCTTCTGCCGTTCCGGATGGAGATTCCCGAAGGCTGCATCCTCAACGCGCCACGGCCCTATCCGGTCAGTGTGCGGCACGTCATCGGGCAGTTGATTCCGGATCTGATGATGGGCTGCCTCGGCCAGGCCGTGCCGGACCGGGTGAATGCCGAAGGCTCCTCGGCCCTGTGGAACCCGCCCTTGCGCGGTGGTTCCCAGGTGAGCGGCCAGGAGGCGGAGGTGGAGGATTTCGAGATCATCACCTTCAATTCCGGCGGCACCGGCGCGCGCCCGACGAAGGATGGGCTGGACGGCATCGCCTTCCCCTCGGGCGTGCGGACCATGCCGGTGGAAGCCACGGAAAACGTGGCGCCCGTGATCTTCTGGCGGAAGGAGTTGCGCCCGGATTCCGCAGGCGCTGGCCGCACGCGCGGCGGCTTCGGGCAGATCATGGAGATCGGCGCGAAGAAGAACGCGGAATTTGCCGTGAACGCGATCTTTGACCGCGTGGCCAACCCACCCAAGGGCCGCTTCGGCGGCGGCATGGGCGCTGGTGGCTGGGTCGGGCTGGATGATGCGAATGGCACGGTGCTGCGCACCAAGGGCTTCCAGGTGATCCCGAAGGGGCGGCATTTGCTGCTGCTGCTGCCCGGTGGCGGCGGCATGGGCGACCCGAAGGAGCGTGACCCCGCGCTGGTCGCGCGTGACGTGGCGGATGGGCTGGTGAGTGCTGCGGAGGCTAAGCGCCTTTATGGGCATGACTGA
- a CDS encoding methyl-accepting chemotaxis protein gives MALILLGGLVALVSRENAQVAAEQAAERRAAAARLASYEAAHLMMDANNAQRGVLLANQPERLQGEAVVMERSLAEALRHLEQARSLATAPAAIQPLETTIREFAEYRASMLAVVAARRELIQKRDADFFPRFAEFDQALEAANAGLHFGVEGDARDELRDVMTTYVQAINEVRMSIQRYLATDDASAAARVRRAAAQSRVHARRLAAAAPAPVRPDMERLAGAGQNLAEQAEAVMALGARVHEIRNTRNTPARERSLAALSAANSALEAGAQANAASAAAAMVGMERSVLIIGAVVALMLVVSGWLTARAIGLPLRRIAGSVRRIAGGDTAQAVPEQDRRDEIGQIAVALEELRGEVEQAFARQQMLEQMPAGVMIADPKNEFRISYMNPETHRLIKRIEHVLPVKADEMLGQSIDIFHKHPSHQRNMLSDPSRLPHRTRITTGGEVLDLSITAIRDRAGEYVAPMLVWNLVTAQAKLADNFEQEMGGVVDAVAAAAGQMQQSAHALSGSAATSGREADAVAEASGRAGADVQAVAASAEELAASVAEITRQVAEGAEVARSAADAARATDGTVQGLAQAATRIGDVVRLISDIAGQTNLLALNATIEAARAGDAGKGFAVVASEVKNLAAQTAKATEEIAAQIGGIQGSTGQAVAALQSITATIERMNEVTTAIAAAVEEQGAATREIARSAALVAEGTGAVTRRINDVRVASGQTGRSAGEVLEASNDLARQAGMLREKSTDFLKQVRAS, from the coding sequence GTGGCCCTGATTCTCCTGGGCGGACTTGTCGCCCTGGTCAGCCGGGAAAACGCGCAGGTGGCGGCCGAGCAGGCGGCCGAGCGCCGTGCCGCCGCAGCGCGCCTTGCCTCCTACGAGGCCGCGCACCTCATGATGGACGCGAACAATGCCCAGCGCGGCGTGCTGCTGGCCAATCAGCCCGAGCGCCTGCAAGGCGAGGCCGTGGTGATGGAACGCAGCCTGGCCGAGGCGCTGCGCCACCTGGAGCAGGCGCGCAGCCTGGCCACGGCCCCGGCGGCGATCCAGCCGCTGGAGACCACCATCCGCGAATTCGCGGAATATCGTGCCTCCATGCTGGCTGTCGTCGCCGCGCGCCGCGAGCTGATCCAGAAGCGCGACGCCGATTTCTTTCCCCGCTTCGCGGAGTTCGACCAGGCGCTGGAGGCGGCCAATGCCGGTCTGCATTTCGGCGTCGAGGGCGATGCGCGCGACGAATTGCGGGATGTCATGACCACCTATGTCCAGGCCATCAATGAGGTGCGGATGAGCATCCAGCGCTATCTCGCGACGGATGATGCCTCGGCCGCGGCGCGGGTGCGCCGCGCGGCCGCGCAGAGCCGCGTGCATGCCCGCCGCCTGGCCGCGGCGGCGCCGGCCCCGGTCCGGCCCGATATGGAGCGCCTGGCTGGCGCCGGCCAGAATCTGGCGGAGCAGGCGGAAGCGGTGATGGCGCTGGGTGCGCGCGTCCATGAGATCCGCAACACGCGCAACACGCCCGCCCGGGAGCGCAGCCTGGCTGCCCTGAGTGCCGCGAACTCCGCGCTGGAAGCCGGGGCCCAGGCCAATGCCGCCTCGGCCGCCGCCGCCATGGTGGGGATGGAGCGCAGCGTGCTGATCATCGGCGCCGTGGTGGCGCTGATGCTGGTCGTCTCCGGCTGGCTGACCGCGCGTGCCATCGGCCTGCCCCTGCGCCGGATCGCGGGTTCGGTGCGGCGCATCGCGGGTGGCGATACGGCGCAGGCCGTGCCGGAACAGGACCGGCGCGATGAGATCGGCCAGATCGCGGTGGCCCTGGAGGAACTGCGGGGCGAGGTGGAGCAGGCCTTTGCGCGCCAGCAGATGCTGGAACAGATGCCCGCGGGCGTGATGATCGCCGACCCGAAGAACGAGTTCCGGATCAGCTACATGAATCCTGAGACGCATCGCCTCATCAAGCGCATCGAGCATGTGCTGCCGGTCAAGGCCGATGAGATGCTGGGCCAGAGCATCGACATCTTCCACAAGCATCCTTCGCACCAGCGCAACATGCTCTCCGACCCGTCGCGCCTGCCGCACCGGACCCGCATCACCACGGGCGGCGAGGTGCTGGACCTCAGCATCACCGCCATTCGTGACCGCGCGGGCGAATATGTGGCGCCCATGCTGGTCTGGAACCTGGTGACGGCGCAGGCCAAGCTTGCCGACAATTTCGAGCAGGAGATGGGCGGCGTGGTGGATGCGGTGGCCGCCGCCGCCGGGCAGATGCAGCAATCCGCCCATGCGCTCTCCGGCTCGGCCGCGACCTCGGGGCGGGAGGCGGATGCCGTGGCCGAGGCCTCGGGCCGGGCGGGGGCCGATGTGCAGGCGGTGGCCGCCAGTGCCGAGGAACTCGCCGCCAGTGTCGCGGAGATCACGCGGCAGGTGGCCGAAGGGGCGGAGGTGGCGCGCTCCGCCGCCGATGCGGCGCGGGCCACGGATGGCACGGTGCAGGGCCTGGCCCAGGCCGCCACCCGGATCGGCGACGTGGTCCGGCTGATCAGCGACATCGCGGGCCAGACGAATCTGCTGGCGCTCAACGCCACCATTGAGGCCGCGCGGGCGGGCGATGCCGGCAAGGGCTTCGCCGTAGTGGCGAGCGAGGTGAAGAACCTGGCCGCGCAAACCGCGAAAGCCACCGAGGAGATCGCCGCCCAGATCGGCGGCATCCAGGGCAGCACCGGCCAGGCGGTGGCCGCGCTGCAATCCATCACCGCCACCATCGAGCGGATGAACGAAGTCACGACGGCGATTGCCGCCGCCGTCGAGGAGCAGGGGGCGGCCACGCGGGAAATTGCCCGCAGCGCGGCCCTGGTGGCGGAGGGCACGGGCGCTGTGACGCGCCGGATCAACGATGTGCGCGTGGCCTCCGGGCAGACAGGCCGTTCGGCGGGGGAGGTGTTGGAGGCATCGAATGACCTGGCGCGTCAGGCCGGGATGCTGCGCGAGAAATCCACCGACTTCCTCAAGCAGGTGCGGGCAAGCTGA
- a CDS encoding SDR family NAD(P)-dependent oxidoreductase → MTETALIIGAGSGLSASLARKLSAAGWDLALAARNTDKLAPLATETRATLHACDAADVEGVAALFAGLDAAGRTPSLVIYNPSFRVRGPVASLDPEQVRRTLEVCAFGAFLAAQQAASRMLAAGRGTIFFTGASAGVKGFPESAPFAMGKFALRGLAESMARELHPKNIHICHFVIDGGIASATRVAAPGADSLLDPDAIADAYLHVLAQPRSAWSSEMALRPWVEKF, encoded by the coding sequence ATGACTGAGACGGCCCTCATCATCGGCGCCGGCTCAGGCCTCTCGGCTTCGCTCGCGCGCAAGCTCTCTGCCGCTGGCTGGGATTTGGCGCTGGCCGCGCGCAACACGGATAAGCTGGCACCACTCGCCACTGAAACTCGTGCCACGCTGCACGCCTGCGATGCAGCCGATGTCGAGGGTGTAGCGGCGCTGTTTGCCGGGTTGGACGCGGCGGGGCGGACGCCATCCCTGGTGATCTATAACCCGAGCTTCCGTGTGCGCGGCCCGGTGGCCTCCCTCGACCCCGAGCAGGTGCGCCGCACGCTGGAAGTCTGCGCCTTCGGGGCTTTCCTGGCCGCGCAACAGGCGGCCAGCCGCATGTTGGCGGCGGGGCGCGGCACCATCTTCTTCACCGGCGCCTCGGCCGGGGTGAAGGGCTTTCCGGAATCAGCCCCCTTCGCCATGGGCAAATTCGCGCTGCGCGGCCTCGCCGAGAGCATGGCGCGGGAGTTGCACCCCAAGAACATCCATATCTGCCATTTCGTGATTGATGGCGGCATCGCCTCGGCCACGCGCGTGGCCGCGCCAGGGGCTGATTCGCTGCTCGACCCGGACGCCATCGCCGATGCCTATCTGCATGTGCTGGCGCAGCCGCGCTCGGCCTGGAGCAGCGAGATGGCCTTGCGCCCCTGGGTCGAGAAGTTTTGA